The genomic segment CCTCGAGGGTGTTGAGCTTTGCTACGATAAATATCTAAAGGGAGAGGCTGGATGGGCGATATTCTTAAGGGATGCCCGTCAGAAAAGGCTTGATATCTGGCAGAAGATGGTTTTGCCGAAAGATGGGGATCATTTGGTTTTGACTATTGATGAGGTTATCCAGTATATCGCGGAAAGAGAGCTCGATAAGGCTTATAAAACTTATCATGCCAAGGGCGCAAGTATAATTGTTATGGACCCGTATACCGGAGCGATACTTGCTTTGGCAAGCCGTCCGACATTTGATCTTAATAATCATTCTAATGTAAGTAAAGATCAGATACGAAACCGGGCTATCTGTGATATGTTTGAACCGGGTTCTGTTTTTAAAATTGTTACTGCATCCGCTGCTATTGAAGAAAAAAAAGTAAATGAGCAGGACAGGTTCTTTTGTGAAAACGGTGTTTATCGTGTAGGGCCTCATCTCTTACATGATCACAAAGCTCACGGTTGGCTTACATTTCGTGAAGTAGTTGAGCAATCTAGTAATATTGGCACAACGAAAGTTGCACAAATATTAGGCCCTGAGATTGTAAGCAGGTATGTAAAACGTTTTGGTTTTGGCTCCAAGCTTGGAATTGACCTGCCGGGAGAAATTTCCGGCGTGGCTAAGGAACCGCGCCAATGGTCCAAGATTTCTATTGCTTCAATTCCTATCGGGCAAGAGGTAGGTGTCACGGCTTTGCAATTGACAAGCGCTATTTCTGTAATTGCAAACGGGGGCAAACTTATGAAGCCGTATATTATTCGTGAAGTCCGCTCCAAAGATGGAGAAGTGCTTGGAAAGAATTCTCCGGTTTTAATCCGTCAGGTAATTTCTGCTGACACTGCGGCAAGAGTAAAAAAAATGCTTACTGGTGTAGTTGAAGAAGGAACAGGTAAGCTGGCAAAGATGGAGGGTTTTAGTGCAGCAGGAAAGACTGGGACTGCCCAGAAATTAGAGCCAAATGGCACTTATTCTCATAGTAAATTTGTTGCTTCGTTTATCGGTTTCGCCCCGGCAGAAGACCCGATGTTGGCTATTGTGGTTTGTGTTGATGAGCCGCATCCGGTTTATTTCGGCGGTGTAGTTGCCGCCCCGGTATTTAGAAATGTGTCAAGCGATGCGATAAGGTATCTTAAAACTAATCCGGCACAAAATCAATCAGTTGTACTAAATGAAAATAACCAAGTTAATTAAAACAGTTGATGGTTTAAAATTGGAATCTAAGCTTGCGGATTTTAATATCCGTGGCATTGCTTGTAATTCTAAATTGGTTAACGATGATTTTATTTTTGTGGCAATAAAGGGCAATAGTGTTGATGGGAATAAATATATTTCCGAAGCAGTCGGAAGGGGAGCAAGGGTAGTTATTTATGATTCCTCAGATACTAAGATTGGTTTGTTAAAAGGCAGCGCTATTTTTATAAAGGTAAAAGACGCGCGTATAACTTTGGCAAAGTTAATATCAGTTTTCTACGGGAATCCTTCGAAAAAGTTAAAAGTTGTGGGGATTACCGGAACTAACGGTAAAACTACCATTTCGTATTTAATTGAGGCAATAGCAAAAGAAAAATCAGCTGTGATCGGTACGGTTAATTACCGTTTTAACAAGAAAGTGTTTACTTCTAATAATACAACTCCCGGGCCTGTTGAGTTGCAGTCTTTGTTTAGCCAAATGCTAAAGAATAAAATAAAATATGTTGCCATGGAAGTTTCTTCTCATGCTTTGGATCAAAACAGGACAGAGGGGGTAAGTTTTCATTCGGCAATTTTTACAAATCTTACTCAGGACCATCTTGATTATCATAAGACATTAGGCAGGTATTTTTTGGCTAAGGCGAAACTCTTTAAAAACTTAGCCGGTAATTCTTTTGCTGTAATTAATAATGATGATTTGTTTGGGGAAAAACTTAAAAAGCTGGTTAAAACTAAAATAATAACTTATGGTATAAAGAATAAGTCAGATGTGATGGCTAAAGATATAATTTTTAATGTTGGATATACGCAGTTTACCCTAGTGTTAGAATTAAAAGAAACAAGGTTTAATGTCAGGCTTATTGGTAAACATAATATTTATAATGTATTAGCTGCTATTGCCTGGGCAAAAAAAACCGGCTTTAGTTTGAATGTTATCAAGAAAGCAATAGAGAATTTTAGCCTTGTCCCCGGAAGATTAGAGAGGGTACCTTTTAAGGGAGATTTTTCTGTTTTTGTTGATTATGCGCATACGGAAGATGCTTTAAAGAACATCCTTGAATCTTTAAGGAATTTAGCAAAGAAAAGAATCATTGTAGTTTTCGGATGCGGGGGGGACCGCGATAAGACAAAGCGTCCGAAGATGGGCCGTGTCGTAACTGAACTTGCGGATTATGCGATTATTACGAGTGATAACCCACGTTCAGAGGATCCTTTGGTGATAATTAATGATATTAAAAGAGGGATAACAAGAGATAATTATAGTGTTATTCCCGAAAGGCTTCAGGCAATTAAAAAATCACTATCGTTGGCAAAACAGGGGGACATTGTTTTGGTTGCCGGTAAAGGCCATGAAAATTACCAGATTATTAAAGGCAATAAATTTCATTTTGATGACCGTGAAGTTGTTAGGAGATGTTTAAAAGGAAATTAGATAATGATTGAAGTAAGTGAATTATTAAAAGCAACTCAAGGAAAGTTAATCTGTGGGGATGCCAGCGGCAGGGTTAAGGGTATTTCTATTGATTCAAGGTCTATTAATCCATATGAGGCTTTTTGCGCTATAAAGGGGAATAATTTTGATGGGCATGATTTTATTAATAATGTAATCAAAAATGGATGCAAGTGCGTTATTGCAGAATCATTTCCAAAGCCGCTTAATAAAGATAAATCCTCGTTAACCCTTATCAAAGTGGAAAATACCACAAAAGCATTAGGGGATATTGCGCGTTTTAGGCGCGAGAAGTTCAATATACCGGTTATTGCGGTTACCGGATCAAACGGAAAGACTACAACTAAAGAAATGGTTGCCTGTGTGTTGTCTAAAAAATACAAAGTGCTAAAAAATGAGGGGACAAAGAATAACCATATCGGGCTGCCTTTAACTTTGATTAATCTGGATGAAACGCACAGCGCAGCTGTTTTGGAAATCGGGACTAATCATCCGGGTGAGGTAAAGTATCTTGTTGATATTGCAAAGCCAAATATCGGCATTGTGACGAACATTGGGCTTTCACATCTTGAGTATTTCTGTGATTTAGAAGGGGTTTATAAAGAAAAGTCTGTTTTAATAAACAACCTTAAAACTCCGGGTATTGGGATATTGAATGCGGATGATGTTTTGCTTAAGAAAAGAGCGTTTGGGAAAAAAACAGGAAGTGTTGTATTTGGTTTTGGTTTAGTGAATGAAAGCGATTATTTTGCCACTTGCGTGAAATCCTCTGGAGTAAAACAGCGGTTCTTGGTTCAAGGAAAATATTGGTTTACAATCAATACTTTAGGGCGTTATAATATTTACAACGCTTTAGCTGCAATTTCTTGCGGGCGTATCCTTGGGCTTAGCTATAGGCAGATAGTTTTAGCCTTGGCTAAATTCAAATTTCCATATAGCAGGCTGAATTTTCTTGAAATAAACAGCGTTAGATTTATTGATGATACTTATAATTCTAATCCTGTTTCATTGAAGCAGGCGTTAAACGCTTTGTCTGATTTTGAAGCCAGAGGAAGAAAGATTTTTGTAATGGGGGATATGCTTGAATTAGGCAGCCGAACGGAAGAATTTCACCGTCAGGCGGGCATTAACGCTGCCGGGATTTGCAACGCGTTTATTGCAGTAGGAAAATACTCAAGATTGGCAGCTTCGGCAGCTATCCAGGAAGGATTTAGTATCAAGAATGTTTTTACTTGTGATAATTCTGTCCAAGCCAAAGAAATTTTATTCAGCAGGCTTTCCCCTAGAAGTGAAGATATTGTTTTGGTAAAAGGTTCTCGTTCAATGAGAATGGAAGAAGTTTTTAATAAATAAGGTTTTGTAGTGCTATTAATATAAATGCTCTATCTGCTGCTTTATCCCCTACACGATATATTTTCTGCTTTAAACATATTCCGTTATCTTACGTTTCGTTCTGCAATGGCGGTATTAACTAGTTTTGTTGTCAGCCTTATCTTAGGGCCGTTTGTTATAAAAAAACTAAAAGAACTTAAGGTCGGAGAGAAAATTAACAAAGGCGATAGTGAGAAGCTGGATAAGATTCATTCTCATAAACAAGACACGCCTACGATGGGTGGAGTTTTAATAGTTGCCGCGATTTTATTCTCAACTTTACTCTGGGCGGATATTACCAATAAATATGTAATTGTTGCGCTCTTTAGTATGGTTTGGTTGGCCGTAACCGGCTTTATGGATGATTATCTTAAGCAGACAAAAAAGAAACCAAAAGGGCTTACCCCTGCAGCAAAATTCACAAGCCAGATTGTTTTGGGGCTTATTCTAGGGGTAATTCTTCTTCTTGATTCGCAGATGAATATTAAAATTGATGTTCCTTTTTTAAAGAACAGTTATTTGGATTTAGATGGTTTGTATATTTTATTTGTTATCCTGGTTATTTCTGGAAGTTCAAACGCCGTAAATCTTACTGACGGGCTTGATGGCTTGGCTATCGGTATAGTGGTAATGGTGGCTCTTGCTTTCGGAGCTATAAGTTATGTTTCGGGAAATATTAAATTCAGCGATTATTTATTGATTCCGTATATTAAAGGAAGCGGAGAATTGATGGTTTTTTGTGCCAGCATTTTTGGGGCGGGTTTAGGGTTCCTGTGGTTTAATTGTTATCCTGCTTCGGTTTTTATGGGAGACGTAGGTTCTCTTGCTTTAGGAGGAGCCTTGGGAACGGTAGCGTTATTGATTAAAAAAGAAATACTTCTTGTAATCGTCGGGGGGATATTTGTTATAGAAGCTTTATCCGTAATTTTGCAGGTAGCATCATTCAGGCTTTTTAAGAAGCGAATTTTTAAGATAGCCCCTTTGCATCATCATTTTCAATTTTTGAATTGGCCCGAGAATAAAATAATCGTGAGGTTTTGGATTATTGCTGGGCTTCTGGCTTTATTTACAATAGTAACATTAAAAATTAGATAGGTTCTTAATGCGAAACACTGATTGTTTTAAAGGTAAAAAAATTGCCGTAATCGGGTTAGCCCGTTCAGGGCTTTTTGCTGCAAACCTGCTTTGTGATCTAGGTGCTCAGGTTTGGGTGACTGATAAAAGCAGCTCCGATGCTACCAAAGAATTCGCTTCCAAAATAAAATCTCCGCAAATTAGGGTTGAATTAGGTAAGCACACTCCAGAGTTTATCCAAGGCAAGGATTTGGTGGTTATTTCTCCCGGGGTCACAAATGAAGCCCTTCCGGTGGTTTGGGCGAGGCAGCAAAAGATTCCGGTCATTAGCGAGATAGAGCTAGGTTGGATTCTCTGTCCTGCGGAAATTATCGCGGTCACCGGTTCAAGCGGTAAAACCACAGTAACAACTTTGATAGGAAAAATCCTGGAAGCAAGCGGGAAAAAAGTTTTTGTTTGCGGGAATATCGGAAATCCGTTTTGCTCGGAAGTTCATTTGATGGAGAAAGATGGCTATGTCGTTCTTGAAGTCAGTTCTTTTCAATTAGTGAATATAGAAAAGTTTAAACCCAAGGTTGCTCTTATTTTAAATTTTACCCGCAATCATTTAGACTGGCATAAAGATATGCAGGAATACCTTGATGCAAAAAAACGCATATTTATGAATCAGGATAATTCTGATTACCTTGTATTAAACCAGCAGGACTCTTTATTAAGGGGCTTGGCAAAAGAGGCAAAAGGGAAAATTGTTTATTTTGAAGAATCCGAGGGGCTTAATCCTAATCAGGCTGCAGTCTGTGCCGTAGGTTCATTGTTGGGGGTAGATAAAAAAATAATATTAAAAGTTCTTGGGGATTTTAAAGGCATTGAACACCGCATGGAATTCGTTGCTAATATAAACGGCGTTAATTTTATTAATGATTCAAAAGCGACAACCGCAGATAGCACGCTTTGGGCATTGAAAAATATTAATAATCCGATTGTCCTTATAGCAGGGGGGAAAGATAAGGGCGTTGATTATAGCCTTATTCTAAACGAAGCAAGGCACAAGGTAAGAGAGGCGGTTTTAATTGGCGAGGCAAGGGGCGTAATAGCTAAAGCATTAAAAGGAGCCATTAATATAGATGAGGCTTTGACTTTTGAAGAGGCAGTAAAGAAAGCATTCTTAAAAGCAAAGCCGGGGGATAGTGTATTACTTTCTCCGATGTGTTCAAGTTTTGATATGTTCAGCAACTATGAAGAAAGAGGTAGGGTTTTTAAAAAGCTAGTGTTGGAATTAGAAGGAAAACTTTAATATGCCGCGCAATGTCAGGATAAATTTATTTACAGTCTCAATAATCCTTATGTGTATTGGGATAGTAATGATTTATAGCGCATCCAGTATCTATGCTGCGGAGAGATACAAAGACAGCTTCTTTTTTATCAAGAGGCATATCAGTTTTCTTTTAATTGGGGCTTTGCTTATGTTTCTGGCAATGAGTTTTGATTACAGGTCTTTAAGAAAGTACGCGAAGCCTTTTCTGTTGGTTTCAATATTCCTCTTGCTTATAGTATTGATACCGGGGATTGGAAGAGAGGTATCAGGTGCGCGTAGGTGGTTTAGGTTTAAGTTCTTAAGTTTTCAGCCTTCAGAAGCAGCGATACTTGCGGTTATTATTTATACCGCTGATTTCATCAGCCGTAAAGGAAACGAGATAAAGGTATTTTGGAAAGGTTTTTTCCCTCCGGTCTCGGTTTTTGGCCTGGTGGCAATACTAATCTTAGCGCAACCGGATTTAGGGACTACTGTTTCATTAGCTTTAGTCGTGTTCCTTATGCTTTATATTGCAGGGACGCGCTTTAGCTACCTTTTATCTATATTTCTTGCAAGTATCCCGGTACTCTATCTTTTAATATTTAGTGTTGCGTACAGAAGGGCAAGGATTTTGGCATTTTTAAATCCTTGGCTTGATCCGAAAGGAAGTGGCTTCCAAATTATCCAGTCGCAGATTGCTTTAGGTTCAGGAGGCATCTTTGGCGTAGGCCTTGGGCATTCAAAACAAAAATTATTTTATCTTCCTGCGGCGCATACGGATTTTATTTTTTCTATTATTGGAGAAGAACTTGGGTTGATAGGCACCTTGGGAGTTATTGCCCTGTTTATTATTTTTATCCAGCAGGGATTGAAGATAATGAAGAACGCGACGGATAAATTCGGGTATTTTCTTGCGTTAGGGTTAATTTTGATGATTTCTTTTAAGGCAGTAATAAATATCGGAGTTTCATGTGGAGTATTGCCTACTAAAGGCCTTCCTCTGCCATTTATAAGTTATGGAGGATCATCTTTTATTTTTGATATGATTAGTGTTGGATTGCTTGTAAACATCGGTAGGAGTGGAGAGTACCCGTAAAAGAGGTTATTAATAGTTATGAAAGTTTTAGCAGTTTCCGGATCAAGCGGAGGGCACATATTCCCGGCCATAAGCTTTCTTGAAGCACTATCCGATAAGAAAGAGGGAATTGAAACGCTTTTAGTGTTGCCGGAAAGAAGCAAGAAGATTCAGGTGCTAACTAGCTGTAGGATAAAATATATTGCTACATCTGTTTTGCGCCCAAGTTTTGAATTAAAGAATTTAGCCGCTCTTTTCCAAATCGGTAAGTCTTTTTTCCAGAGCTTATTTATACTAATTGAATTTCAGCCTCAAGTGGTAATTGGGTTCGGGACAATTGATTCTATCCCGATTTTATTCTTTGCCTGGCTTTTTAGGATAAATACCATTATTCATGAACAAAATGTGGCATTAGGTAAAGCTAATAAAGTTTTGTCAAAGATTGTTGACAAAGTGGCTGTTTCTTTTGCGGCGAGCAAAGATTGTTTAAAAGATAATCAAAGAATAGTTTTTACCGGGAATCCCATCAGGCGGCAGCTGGAAAAAGTTGATAAGTTTAAGGCTTTAAATTCATTTGGTTTTTTAAATAATAAGTTTACTATATTGGTGATGGGAGGAAGCCAGGGTAGCCATCGGATTAATGAAGCCTTTATTGATGCTTTGGGAACTTTAAAGGATAAGGATAGGCTGCAAATTATCCATCTTACCGGAAGCAAGGATTTTGAGTTTGCGAAAAAAAGATACAAAGATCTAAATATTGTTGCGAAGGTTTTTGATTTTTTTGAGTCAATGGAGAATGCGTATTGTGCTTCAGATCTGGCAATCTGCCGGGCAGGGGCAACTACGGTTACGGAATTAATGTACTTTAGGCTCCCGGCAATCTTTATCCCATATCCTCATGCTTATGGGCATCAATTGACGAATGCTTTAGAATTAGAAAAGAAGGGATGCAGCCTTATTTTAGAAGAGGAGAATTTAAATAACGGCAGGCTTAAAGAGGCTATTGAATTATTATTGGCTTCGCCTCAGAAAATAAATGATATGAGGCAGGCTTATGATAGCTTATCTGTTGGTAATGCAGCTTTACTTCTGGCTGATGAAGTTGTCTCTTTGGTAAAATCTTAGAAAATGAGAAAAATTATTCTTACTTTATTGGTTAGTTTAACTCTTTTCAGTTACGCATTTGCTTTGCATACTGATAAATGGAATGAACTAAAGAGCGACCATTTCATTATTTATTATAAGCATGCCCCGGAGAGTTTTATAAAAGAGATTTCTGATAAGTCAGAAAGATTTTATAATGAAATTGCAAATGAGCTTGGTTTTAACCGTTTTGATTTCTGGCTTTGGGATAACCGTGCTAAGATTTATATTTATGATGACGCGGCAGACTATCAAAAAACAACAGGGCAGCCTAAATGGTCGGGTGGTGCTGCTATCCCGAAGGAGAAGACAATCTATTCTTTCCTGTACGCGCAAGGCTTTTCAGAAACAGTGTTACCTCATGAAATGGGGCATATAATATTCAGGGAGTTTGTTGGTTTTGACAATTACGCGATACCTATCTGGCTTGATGAGGGGGTTGCCAGCCATCAGCAGAAGGAAAAATTTTCAATGGCTGATAGAGTAACAAAAGAAGCTATAGAAAATAATTCTTTTATGGATCTTAGGGAATTAACGGGGTTTAACCCCCAGTTGAGCCGGGAGAACAATAAGATTGGAACTTTTTATCTTGAAGCATTTAGTGTCGTAAGCTTTTTGATTAATGAATTTGGCAGGGACAAATTTGTTCTGTTCTGCCAGAATTTAAGAGACAAAAAGAATTTTAACATAGCTTTATCTTCAAGCTATCCTTTTGAAGATATAAAACAGTTAAACGAAGCTTGGGTTAAATATCTAAGGGGAAAATGAAAAAACATTACCATTTTATCGGCATCGGCGGGATCGGCATGAGCGGGATTGCGCAGTTATTCTTAAAGAATGGCGTTAAGGTTAGCGGTTCTGATTTAAAAGAGAGCCATTCTACAAATGAACTTAAAGCTAAGGGAGCTGAGATTTTTATCGGGCATGATGCGCAAAATATAAATGGCGCAAGCTTGGTAATCTATTCTTCAGCAATAAAAGACAACAATCCGGAGATTATCTTAGCGAAAAAACAAGGCATCCCTTTAATAAAAAGGGCAGAGGCTTTGGCCCAGCTGATGAGCGAAAAGTCTGTTGTCGCGGTTTCCGGCAGCCATGGCAAGACTACGACTACATCTTTAATCTCTTATCTATTAATAGAAGCCGGATTAAACCCCACGGTTGCCGTAGGAGGAATCCTTAGAAATATCGGGACAAACGCATTTTTTGGCAATGGCAAATTTTTTGTCGCAGAAGCTGATGAATCGGATGGTTCGTTTTTATATTATCGGCCGAAATATTCAATTGTAACCAATATCGACCGCGAACACCTTGATTATTACACTGATTTTGAGAGTGAATTAAAGGCCTTTAGGAAATTTATAGACCAAACAGATAAAACAGGATGTGTATTCTATTGCAAAGATGATGATAATTTAAACAATCTGCTAAAGGGCTACAAACATAAAAAAATTTCATTTGGTTTAAAAGAGAATGCTGAGGTTTATGCGAAGAGCATTATTTTTGAAGGCTTAAGCTCGGAGTTTGACTGTTTTCATAAGGAAAAGTTTGTAGGTAAATTTTCCCTTTCTTTGGGAGGACGCCACAATATTTCTAATGCCCTTTCAGTCATTGCATTGGGTTTAGAGTTAGGATTGGATTTAAAGTTTATCAAGAAGGCATTGAAAGATTATAAAGGCTCCGGCCGCAGAGCGGAAATCAAATATAAAGATAATGATTACCTTGTTATAGACGATTACGCGCATCATCCTACAGAAATAAAAGCAACGCTTTCGGCATTAAAAAACCTGCAGAAAAATAGAGTTATCACGGTATTCCAGCCGCATCGTTACAGCAGGACAAAGTTGTTATTGGAAGAGTTTAAAAAGGCTTTTGATATGGCTGATTATTTAATCCTTACGGATATTTACGCAGCGAGCGAAGAGCCGATTGAAGGGGTTACCGGTGAGATCTTAGCGGAGTTGATAAAGAAGAATTTAAATGGTAAGACCGTTTGTTTCTTGCCAAAGAATAAAATAGTTGAACATATCTTAAGCATAATAAAGCCCGGAGACCTGGTGGCTACATTAGGGGCAGGGGACATTACTAAATTAAGCGATGAATTGGCCCAGAAAATTAAAAGCTAAAATTTGCATTGCTGAACCTCTTAAAGACAAGACTACCTTTAAAATTGGCGGGCTTGCGCAATTTTTTGTAAGCCCAAAAGATTTAAACGATTTAAAGCTGTTGGTTTCTATCTCAAAGAAAGAAAAAATCCCGGTCCATGTAATTGGCTCGGGAAGCAATCTATTGGTCAGCGACGGATTAATAAAATCAATTGTTATTAAGTTAGACAGCCCTTTTTTTAAGAAAATTCATTTTTCCGGGAATCATGTTGAATTAGGAAGCGGCGTATTATTGAATCAGGCAATCTTAGCGTCACTTAATAAAGGTTTGTCCGGGTTTGAATTCTTTACAGGAATACCCGGGACTTTAGGAGGGGCCTTGGCTATGAATGCCGGGGCATGGGGGAAAAATATTGGAGATTTAGTGGAAAATGTCCGCGTAATGGATTATAATGGAAAGATAAGGCTGTTAAAAAAAGAAAATATTATATTTGGTTATCGTTCGTCAAGCCTGGCAGAGTATATTATTTTGGATTCTTTGATTAAGCTTTCAAAAACAACTAAAAAAGAAATTAGCAGGAAGCTTTTGGAATTCCGCAGGCAGCGTAGCATAACGCAGGATGCCTCCCGTCCAAATGCCGGATGTATTTTCAGAAATCCTGCTAATGATTCAGCCGGCAGATTAATAGATGCGTGCGGATTAAAGGGCAGGATGGTTGGTGGGGCATGTGTTTCAAAGAAGCACGCCAATTTTATTTTAAATCAGAAGAATGCCACGGCAAATGATGTTTTAGGGTTAATGGAAATAATCAATTCACGCGTAAAAAGAAAATTTAATATAAACTTAAAACCAGAGATAAAAATATGGAGATAAAAGAAATTAAAGATTCAAAACAATTCGGACGAATCGGCGTTTTGATGGGTGGGGCTTCCAGCGAAAGAGAGATTTCACTTAAATCAGGAAAAGCCGTATTCGAAGCTTTAAAGCAAGCTGGCTTTGATGCAATTTCTATCGATATAAAATCAGATGACCATAATGAAAATGCTATCCTATTAAAATATCTTAAGCTTGATTGTGCTTTTTTGGCTTTGCATGGTCGCTTCGGAGAGGATGGTCAGATTCAGCATATCCTTGATAAAATTAAATTGCGTTATACCGGTTCAGGAGCGTTGGCGAGTAAAATAGCCATGGACAAAGTTTCTTCTCATGAAGTATTTCGCAGAGCTTCTTTATTGGCTCCAGATTATTGCGTACTGGAAAAGAAATCCTGGCAGCTAAACTTAAATAAGTGCAAGAAATTAGGTTTACCATTAGTGATAAAGCCCGCAGCCCAGGGTTCCAGTATTGGTTTATCAATTATTGATGATTGGGATGATTTAAATAAGGCTTTGGAAATAGCTTTTCAATTTGATGAGAGAGTAATTGCAGAAGAGTACATAAAGGGGAGAGAATT from the Candidatus Omnitrophota bacterium genome contains:
- a CDS encoding peptidase MA family metallohydrolase; the encoded protein is MRKIILTLLVSLTLFSYAFALHTDKWNELKSDHFIIYYKHAPESFIKEISDKSERFYNEIANELGFNRFDFWLWDNRAKIYIYDDAADYQKTTGQPKWSGGAAIPKEKTIYSFLYAQGFSETVLPHEMGHIIFREFVGFDNYAIPIWLDEGVASHQQKEKFSMADRVTKEAIENNSFMDLRELTGFNPQLSRENNKIGTFYLEAFSVVSFLINEFGRDKFVLFCQNLRDKKNFNIALSSSYPFEDIKQLNEAWVKYLRGK
- the murC gene encoding UDP-N-acetylmuramate--L-alanine ligase; this encodes MKKHYHFIGIGGIGMSGIAQLFLKNGVKVSGSDLKESHSTNELKAKGAEIFIGHDAQNINGASLVIYSSAIKDNNPEIILAKKQGIPLIKRAEALAQLMSEKSVVAVSGSHGKTTTTSLISYLLIEAGLNPTVAVGGILRNIGTNAFFGNGKFFVAEADESDGSFLYYRPKYSIVTNIDREHLDYYTDFESELKAFRKFIDQTDKTGCVFYCKDDDNLNNLLKGYKHKKISFGLKENAEVYAKSIIFEGLSSEFDCFHKEKFVGKFSLSLGGRHNISNALSVIALGLELGLDLKFIKKALKDYKGSGRRAEIKYKDNDYLVIDDYAHHPTEIKATLSALKNLQKNRVITVFQPHRYSRTKLLLEEFKKAFDMADYLILTDIYAASEEPIEGVTGEILAELIKKNLNGKTVCFLPKNKIVEHILSIIKPGDLVATLGAGDITKLSDELAQKIKS
- a CDS encoding D-alanine--D-alanine ligase; this encodes MEIKEIKDSKQFGRIGVLMGGASSEREISLKSGKAVFEALKQAGFDAISIDIKSDDHNENAILLKYLKLDCAFLALHGRFGEDGQIQHILDKIKLRYTGSGALASKIAMDKVSSHEVFRRASLLAPDYCVLEKKSWQLNLNKCKKLGLPLVIKPAAQGSSIGLSIIDDWDDLNKALEIAFQFDERVIAEEYIKGRELTVGILGESALPVIEIIPKNKFFDFEAKYQVGLTEYKIPAELEPDVAGKVKTAALRAHKLLGCFGCSRVDLMLNSENIPFVLEVNTIPGMTATSLLPKAAKITGLEFNELCFELIKLAYEKK
- the murB gene encoding UDP-N-acetylmuramate dehydrogenase; its protein translation is MNWPRKLKAKICIAEPLKDKTTFKIGGLAQFFVSPKDLNDLKLLVSISKKEKIPVHVIGSGSNLLVSDGLIKSIVIKLDSPFFKKIHFSGNHVELGSGVLLNQAILASLNKGLSGFEFFTGIPGTLGGALAMNAGAWGKNIGDLVENVRVMDYNGKIRLLKKENIIFGYRSSSLAEYIILDSLIKLSKTTKKEISRKLLEFRRQRSITQDASRPNAGCIFRNPANDSAGRLIDACGLKGRMVGGACVSKKHANFILNQKNATANDVLGLMEIINSRVKRKFNINLKPEIKIWR